In Tubulanus polymorphus chromosome 2, tnTubPoly1.2, whole genome shotgun sequence, a single window of DNA contains:
- the LOC141900396 gene encoding uncharacterized protein LOC141900396 — translation MEAVSIRDVTVLLLVFLCVMSQTQSLPVEERGAFYRDILRQLQRGTNVVQHRTFSDRFGQQDDGEKDLIDGRVRRGSPEYLTVVRQKLDHMASSALDLKYRLQETFQDYCIRRKRAIPADKFKNCEIFAVAMTNHPLLEIPEMTSHDTGLQNLNDVLQEMLNRALNTMKRFKKVVINVTTMEEMEVCKHNLLADKACHIDCSKEGNGHEFWCQMETITKRLNSLIAHIKITMNELHLTLEEFQIMMNIMEPSSISNSQRLAYNFAALHRLMEQTTEFYEKVIELQNRIP, via the exons ATGGAAGCAG TATCAATCCGTGATGTAACCGTGTTACTACTCGTCTTCTTGTGCGTGATGTCTCAAACGCAGTCACTGCCAGTGGAAGAACGGGGCGCGTTCTATCGGGATATTCTGCGTCAGCTTCAACGCGGCACAAACGTCGTACAGCACCGAACCTTTTCGGACAGATTCGGCCAACAAGACGACGGGGAGAAAGATCTGATCGACGGACGCGTCCGGCGCGGATCTCCTGAATATCTCACCGTCGTTAGACAGAAGCTCGACCACATGGCTTCATCGGCACTAGATCTAAAATATCGTTTACAAGAGACCTTCCAGGATTAT TGCATTCGTCGAAAGCGAGCGATTCCTGCtgacaaattcaaaaactgtGAAATATTTGCCGTTGCTATGACTAATCATCCGCTTCTCGAGATTCCGGAGATGACCAGCCACGATACCGGCTTACAAAATCTCAACGACGTTTTACAG GAGATGCTGAATCGAGCATTGAACACTATGAAAAGATTCAAGAAAGTAGTCATCAATGTAACGACTATGGAAGAAATGGAAGTGTGCAAACACAATTTGTTGGCCGATAAAGCCTGTCATATAGACTGTTCTAAAGAAGGCAACGGTCACGAATTCTGGTGTCAAATGGAGACAATAACAAAACGATTGAATTCGTTAATTGCCCACATCAAGATCACG ATGAACGAGTTGCATTTAACCCTCGAAGAATTCCAGATCATGATGAACATAATGGAACCTTCCTCTATATCTAACTCGCAACGCTTGGCGTACAACTTCGCCGCACTTCACCGTCTCATGGAACAGACAACagaattttatgaaaaagtcATCGAGTTGCAGAATCGCATTCCGTGA